In a single window of the Streptomyces sp. NBC_00353 genome:
- a CDS encoding FHA domain-containing protein, with protein MQIRLTVLAPPSGQTPARACDVLVTAPAGTALATVASNLAAAVTGPDGSLGSGAVVLFAGRERLDAQRCALGEPPLVDGAVLSLQVPGEDEAADDAVPAQLHVVAGPDAGGVHLLHGGQIRIGRSADADVPLDDPDVSRLHCAVAVSEDGQVSVTDLGSTNGTSLDGMEVHDRPVRLKPGALLRLGESTLRLASGARTPTLATTPDGEGHLRVARAAGGVGEDGNFPEGSESEKSRSGSRSGSGEYGSGHAYSAGVSPGLGSGGGVAFAYGSGAPAEAGDRGGRGPAGRFTDDEAPRRGGIGAWARRLAGNKGEPVHEAAPDESRPVGRPGPSAPSSVTASRPSGSSVGETWPDPATVLLTALGPGPRLWERDAEHPEALVVRLGTTDRAELPVVPVTVGLREAGSLGLAGPRERLAGLARSAVAQLAALHSPADLEIVLISTDRARNADERRRQWAWLGWLPHLRPMHGQDCRLLLAYDREQATARTTELVRRLDDGPLGTGWASVDRGTVAEAARRYVGPHTVVIVDGDPGSAVLRETTARLAAAGAAAGIHLICLAETPAASPTSPVAATYEAACHASIAFRECGAVAILSGDVATALRLLRTAGGQAAGHGTVAAVDAVSAAWAERFGRALAPLRAQGSATAPGRRTAAALPPSARLLDELGLARATPASLMARWASTSDDQPGATVHGLGSMEVPPVGTHGSDRTEYPGSAGPRVGAQRTADGGPGVPSQSSRPAGAGATGARAADDVYGSGSGRTPYPGGESSESGRTPYPGTDTSGSGRTPYPGTSNDTHAGTPRHASVRGDGSLSGTGSGRTLYSGAGTPDSGRTPYPGADASGSGRTPYPRADTSDSGRTPYPGTDNRGSGRTLYPGTDTSGSGRTPYPRADASSSGRTPYPAGETSGSGRTPYPRADASDSGRTPYPATPRIGAQRHDRAVGDSSSSRTGPGTEPAERAASRVSGPRGGDAPQVAARVAEGASPVRAAAACTAPAPDATAVAARPIVVLGAGPRGAVSIDLADEGPHLLIEGPAGSGRTELLRAVAASLAAAARPDRLGILLVDGAGGERGESLRPCTELPHAFMNLTASDPLRMREFAQALGGELKRRAELLGRLDFDEWHVRHEVAQRMVGQRAPSTAEQRGDLDPATSGTLRLRPAAARSVDPGPSPLPRLVVLVDDFDALVAPALGSPGRPAAGSVVRALEAVARDGGRLGVHLVATSARADRTEDTELAHGARLRVVLDAPVVPPSPEDPLPGRGRLGHPDGRVTPFQGGRVTGRIPRTATLRPTVVPLEWERMGDPPTRRPVRELGNGPTDLALLASALERAARSVNAERIAPLVAHHP; from the coding sequence ATGCAGATCCGGCTGACCGTCCTCGCGCCGCCCAGCGGCCAGACCCCGGCTCGCGCCTGTGACGTGCTCGTCACCGCCCCTGCGGGGACGGCGCTCGCCACTGTGGCCTCCAACCTCGCTGCGGCCGTCACCGGGCCGGACGGCTCGCTCGGCAGCGGTGCGGTGGTGCTGTTCGCCGGGCGCGAGCGGCTCGACGCGCAGCGGTGCGCGCTGGGTGAGCCGCCCCTGGTCGACGGGGCGGTGCTGTCGCTCCAGGTCCCGGGCGAGGACGAGGCGGCGGACGACGCCGTACCGGCTCAGCTCCATGTGGTGGCGGGCCCCGACGCCGGCGGCGTCCATCTGCTGCACGGTGGGCAGATCCGGATCGGCCGCTCCGCCGACGCGGACGTCCCGCTCGACGACCCCGATGTGTCCCGGCTGCACTGCGCGGTGGCGGTCTCCGAGGACGGCCAGGTCTCGGTCACCGACCTGGGCTCCACGAACGGCACCTCGCTGGACGGTATGGAGGTCCACGACCGTCCGGTCCGGCTGAAGCCGGGTGCGCTGCTGCGGCTCGGCGAATCGACGCTGCGGCTGGCCTCTGGGGCGCGTACGCCGACGCTGGCCACGACGCCGGACGGCGAGGGTCATCTGCGCGTGGCGCGGGCAGCGGGCGGCGTCGGCGAGGACGGGAACTTCCCGGAGGGTTCGGAGTCGGAGAAGTCGAGGTCGGGGTCGAGGTCGGGGTCGGGCGAGTACGGCTCCGGTCATGCGTACAGCGCGGGTGTCTCGCCCGGCCTCGGGTCCGGCGGGGGCGTCGCGTTCGCGTACGGAAGCGGCGCACCGGCCGAAGCCGGTGACCGGGGCGGGCGGGGGCCGGCCGGCCGGTTCACGGACGACGAGGCACCCCGGCGCGGCGGGATAGGAGCCTGGGCCCGCAGGCTTGCGGGCAACAAGGGCGAGCCGGTGCACGAGGCCGCGCCCGACGAGTCGCGGCCGGTGGGCCGACCGGGCCCGTCCGCCCCGTCCTCCGTCACGGCTTCGCGCCCGTCGGGCTCGTCGGTCGGGGAGACATGGCCCGATCCGGCGACCGTGCTGCTGACCGCCCTCGGACCGGGCCCCCGTTTGTGGGAGCGCGACGCCGAGCACCCGGAGGCGCTGGTGGTCCGGCTCGGCACCACCGACCGGGCCGAGCTGCCCGTAGTACCGGTGACCGTGGGACTGCGGGAGGCCGGTTCGCTCGGGCTCGCCGGACCGCGGGAGCGGCTGGCCGGGCTCGCCCGCTCTGCGGTCGCGCAGCTCGCCGCGCTGCACTCCCCGGCCGACCTGGAGATCGTGCTCATCAGTACCGACCGCGCCCGCAACGCGGACGAGCGCAGGCGTCAGTGGGCGTGGCTCGGCTGGCTCCCCCATCTGCGGCCGATGCACGGCCAGGACTGCCGGCTGCTGCTCGCGTACGACCGGGAGCAGGCCACCGCCCGTACGACGGAGCTGGTGCGCCGGCTGGACGACGGGCCGCTCGGCACCGGCTGGGCCAGCGTCGACCGGGGCACGGTCGCCGAGGCCGCCCGGCGGTACGTGGGGCCGCACACCGTGGTGATCGTCGACGGCGACCCCGGTTCCGCGGTGCTGCGCGAGACCACGGCCCGGCTGGCCGCCGCGGGTGCGGCCGCCGGGATCCATCTGATCTGCCTGGCCGAGACGCCGGCCGCGTCGCCCACCTCGCCGGTCGCGGCGACGTACGAGGCGGCCTGCCATGCGTCGATCGCGTTCCGCGAGTGCGGGGCGGTGGCGATACTGAGCGGCGATGTGGCGACGGCACTGCGGCTGCTGCGTACGGCGGGCGGGCAGGCCGCGGGCCACGGCACGGTGGCCGCGGTGGACGCGGTGTCGGCGGCCTGGGCGGAGCGGTTCGGGCGGGCGCTGGCCCCGTTGCGTGCGCAGGGTTCGGCGACGGCACCGGGCCGCCGGACGGCTGCGGCCCTCCCGCCGTCCGCCCGCCTGCTGGACGAGCTGGGCCTGGCCAGGGCCACCCCGGCCTCGCTGATGGCCCGCTGGGCGTCGACGTCGGACGACCAGCCGGGGGCGACGGTGCACGGGCTCGGCAGCATGGAGGTGCCGCCCGTCGGCACCCACGGTTCGGACCGCACCGAGTACCCGGGCAGCGCGGGGCCACGTGTGGGCGCGCAGCGCACCGCCGACGGCGGGCCGGGCGTCCCGTCGCAGTCCTCGCGCCCGGCCGGTGCGGGTGCCACCGGTGCCCGGGCGGCGGATGACGTGTACGGATCCGGGTCGGGGCGTACGCCGTACCCCGGTGGCGAGTCGTCGGAGTCGGGACGCACCCCGTACCCGGGCACCGACACGTCCGGCTCCGGCCGCACCCCGTACCCCGGCACGAGCAACGACACCCATGCGGGCACACCACGGCATGCGTCGGTTCGCGGCGACGGCAGCCTGTCGGGCACCGGGTCAGGACGCACCCTGTACTCGGGCGCGGGCACCCCGGACTCGGGGCGCACGCCGTACCCGGGGGCGGATGCCTCAGGTTCGGGCCGCACCCCGTACCCCCGCGCCGACACGTCGGACTCCGGGCGCACCCCGTACCCGGGCACGGACAACCGCGGCTCAGGCCGCACCTTGTACCCCGGCACGGACACCTCGGGCTCAGGACGCACGCCGTACCCGAGGGCGGATGCCTCCAGCTCCGGGCGGACCCCGTACCCGGCCGGCGAGACCTCCGGCTCGGGCCGCACCCCGTACCCCCGCGCCGACGCATCGGACTCCGGGCGTACCCCGTACCCCGCCACCCCCCGGATCGGCGCGCAGCGTCACGACCGTGCGGTTGGCGACTCCTCCAGTTCTCGGACCGGTCCTGGCACCGAGCCCGCCGAGCGTGCCGCAAGCCGGGTGAGCGGGCCCCGTGGCGGCGATGCTCCGCAGGTTGCTGCTCGGGTGGCCGAGGGTGCGAGCCCGGTCAGGGCTGCTGCAGCCTGCACTGCCCCGGCCCCCGACGCGACCGCAGTCGCCGCCCGGCCCATCGTCGTTCTCGGCGCCGGGCCCCGGGGTGCGGTCAGTATCGATCTTGCGGACGAAGGGCCCCATCTCCTCATCGAGGGCCCAGCCGGCAGTGGACGTACCGAGTTGCTGCGCGCCGTCGCCGCCTCGCTCGCCGCCGCGGCGCGGCCCGACCGGCTCGGCATCCTGCTCGTCGACGGCGCCGGTGGCGAGCGCGGCGAGAGTCTGCGTCCCTGCACCGAACTCCCGCATGCGTTCATGAACTTGACGGCCTCCGATCCGCTGAGGATGCGTGAGTTCGCCCAGGCACTGGGCGGCGAACTGAAGCGGCGGGCCGAGCTGCTCGGGCGGCTCGACTTCGACGAGTGGCACGTCCGGCACGAGGTGGCGCAGCGGATGGTCGGCCAGCGAGCACCGAGCACCGCCGAGCAGCGCGGCGATCTGGACCCGGCGACGAGCGGCACGCTCCGGTTGCGGCCCGCCGCCGCGCGGTCGGTGGATCCCGGCCCGTCCCCGCTGCCCCGGCTCGTCGTCCTGGTCGACGACTTCGACGCGCTGGTCGCACCCGCCCTCGGCAGCCCGGGCCGGCCCGCCGCCGGGTCGGTCGTCCGGGCCCTGGAGGCCGTCGCGAGGGACGGCGGCCGACTGGGCGTCCATCTGGTCGCGACGTCCGCCCGCGCCGACCGTACCGAGGACACGGAACTGGCCCACGGGGCGCGGCTGCGGGTGGTGCTCGACGCGCCCGTCGTGCCGCCCTCGCCGGAGGACCCGCTGCCCGGCCGGGGGAGGCTGGGGCATCCGGACGGGCGGGTGACGCCGTTCCAGGGTGGCCGGGTGACGGGCCGCATTCCGCGTACCGCGACCCTGCGGCCCACCGTCGTCCCGCTGGAGTGGGAGCGGATGGGCGATCCGCCCACCCGGCGCCCGGTCCGCGAGCTGGGCAACGGGCCGACGGACCTGGCGCTGCTGGCCAGTGCGCTGGAGCGGGCGGCCCGTTCGGTGAACGCCGAGCGAATAGCTCCGCTCGTGGCCCACCACCCCTGA